From a region of the Paenibacillus sp. FSL R10-2734 genome:
- a CDS encoding EamA family transporter codes for MILFAYALVCLIFGTTFLAIKIGVDAGAPPFFSAGLRFFVAGAVLFLWMVWKRKASFSLLLRKEMLITGSTLTFGTFAGLYWAEQYVSSGLAAVLSATGPIMILLLQTFILRQKAPAVSLYGCVIGLTGVLLLVLPNLAVDISPLWIIGCVVVLIGECCYAVGAIYSKKAINSMPEISPIALNAAQMMYGGVLLFILSLATEKVHPEFLLSYKTAGSLLYLIVIGSMVGHSLFYWLVAKTNPVFPSTWLYISPPIAVGVGFLFYNEAVSWVTILGVLTIIAGTILVNADALKQLMLKRKISTSASSKNAFGVPKRR; via the coding sequence ATGATCTTATTTGCTTATGCACTTGTATGTCTGATTTTCGGCACGACCTTTCTAGCTATCAAAATCGGAGTGGATGCCGGTGCGCCTCCCTTCTTTTCAGCGGGACTACGATTTTTTGTTGCAGGTGCTGTTTTATTCCTATGGATGGTCTGGAAACGCAAGGCTAGCTTCTCCCTACTCCTGCGCAAAGAAATGCTTATTACCGGTTCTACGCTAACTTTTGGAACCTTCGCTGGTCTCTACTGGGCTGAACAATATGTCTCATCAGGGCTTGCAGCTGTACTCTCTGCCACTGGCCCGATCATGATTCTGCTACTCCAAACCTTTATTCTTCGTCAAAAAGCACCCGCCGTCTCTCTATATGGCTGTGTCATCGGATTGACTGGCGTGCTGCTGCTCGTTCTTCCTAATCTTGCCGTCGATATTTCTCCGCTCTGGATCATCGGCTGCGTGGTTGTCCTAATTGGGGAATGCTGTTACGCAGTAGGCGCGATTTATTCCAAAAAAGCAATCAACAGTATGCCTGAAATCTCTCCGATCGCGCTAAATGCGGCCCAAATGATGTACGGCGGAGTGTTGTTATTCATTCTTTCCTTAGCCACCGAAAAGGTTCATCCTGAGTTTCTGCTCTCTTACAAGACCGCAGGTTCACTGCTCTATCTAATCGTAATCGGCTCTATGGTCGGTCATTCGTTGTTCTACTGGCTCGTTGCGAAGACAAATCCTGTGTTTCCTTCTACCTGGCTCTATATCTCTCCACCGATTGCCGTTGGGGTTGGCTTTTTGTTTTACAATGAGGCTGTGTCTTGGGTTACGATCCTTGGTGTACTCACCATCATTGCTGGAACCATCCTAGTGAATGCTGACGCCTTAAAGCAATTAATGCTAAAGCGTAAGATCAGCACTTCTGCGTCAAGCAAAAACGCCTTCGGCGTCCCTAAAAGACGATAA
- a CDS encoding CBS domain-containing protein: MEGTTIELTPRQLEIIDIVNKRAPITGEQIAECLNLTRPTIRSDLSVLVMLKYIDAKPKVGYFPGLKSSNRLGSNYLLQETKVKEIQSVPIIIRETTTIQDAVVTLFLQDVGTLIICDEEGKLTGVASRKDFLKVTLGNPGAVSMPVSMVMTRQPKVVTISPDETVLDAAHKMIFHEVDSLPVVVPSATEDSGTKLDVVGRLTKTSIVKLLLELEAKG, encoded by the coding sequence GTGGAGGGAACTACGATCGAACTGACACCACGTCAACTAGAAATCATTGATATCGTGAACAAAAGAGCTCCGATTACCGGCGAACAGATTGCCGAATGTCTGAATCTAACCCGGCCAACAATTCGCTCCGATCTCTCTGTTCTGGTTATGCTCAAATATATCGATGCTAAACCTAAAGTAGGTTACTTCCCAGGACTCAAATCATCCAATCGTCTGGGAAGCAATTATTTATTGCAGGAAACAAAGGTTAAAGAGATTCAAAGCGTACCTATTATTATCCGTGAGACAACTACGATTCAAGATGCTGTAGTTACGCTGTTTCTTCAAGATGTAGGCACCCTTATTATTTGTGACGAAGAGGGTAAACTCACCGGTGTTGCTTCACGTAAGGATTTCCTAAAAGTAACCCTTGGCAACCCGGGTGCAGTCTCTATGCCAGTAAGCATGGTCATGACGCGCCAGCCCAAGGTAGTCACAATTTCACCGGATGAGACAGTGCTTGATGCCGCTCATAAAATGATTTTTCATGAGGTAGATAGTTTACCGGTAGTTGTTCCCAGCGCCACTGAAGACAGTGGTACAAAGCTGGATGTCGTAGGACGCTTGACGAAAACTTCTATCGTAAAACTTCTCCTCGAACTTGAAGCCAAAGGATAA
- a CDS encoding pyruvate, water dikinase regulatory protein yields MEQSSNLITICSDSIGDTAEAVVQAVIHQFQNQQITIKRYGNIRHEDELRKLMEEAAQHQGFVVYTLVQPELREMIKEEAVRLDLRIVDIMGPMMQAFIDTFDDAPQQRPGLLHQLDENYFRRMEAIEFTVACDDGRDLGAMLKADIVLLGMSRTSKTPLSIFLAHRGKKVVNYPIIPEIAPPQELLSLPPNRLIGLTMKPEYMLKIRSERLKVLGLPTGSQYASLDRITEEMEYATSLFNKLGCPVIDITDKAIEETAGLIMGYI; encoded by the coding sequence ATCGAGCAATCTTCCAACCTAATTACGATATGCTCAGATTCTATAGGAGATACGGCGGAAGCTGTCGTGCAAGCCGTCATTCACCAATTCCAGAATCAGCAAATCACCATCAAAAGATACGGGAACATTAGACATGAAGATGAGCTCCGGAAGCTTATGGAAGAAGCCGCCCAGCATCAAGGTTTTGTCGTCTATACGCTGGTGCAGCCGGAGCTAAGAGAAATGATTAAAGAAGAGGCCGTACGGCTTGACCTTCGTATCGTCGATATCATGGGCCCCATGATGCAAGCTTTCATCGATACCTTCGACGACGCTCCTCAGCAGCGACCGGGTCTGTTGCACCAGCTTGATGAGAACTACTTCCGCCGTATGGAGGCTATCGAATTCACTGTTGCCTGTGATGATGGCCGCGATCTCGGTGCTATGCTGAAAGCCGATATCGTTCTGCTAGGGATGTCCCGCACCTCGAAGACACCGCTTAGTATCTTTTTGGCCCATCGGGGGAAGAAAGTCGTCAACTATCCGATTATTCCGGAAATTGCTCCTCCGCAAGAGCTGTTAAGTTTACCACCAAACCGACTTATCGGACTGACCATGAAGCCGGAGTATATGTTGAAGATTCGTTCCGAGCGGCTAAAGGTGCTGGGATTACCGACTGGTTCACAATATGCAAGTCTGGACCGAATCACAGAGGAGATGGAATACGCCACTTCACTGTTCAATAAGCTAGGCTGTCCTGTAATTGATATTACCGACAAGGCTATAGAAGAAACCGCTGGCCTCATTATGGGTTACATCTAA
- the glpX gene encoding class II fructose-bisphosphatase has protein sequence MDRELALEIVRVTELGALSSARWIGRGDKNAADDAATTAIRSMFDSVSIDGTVVIGEGEMDDAPMLYIGEKVGNQNGPSVDVAVDPLEGTEVVACGLHNAQSVIAIADKGSLLHAPDIYMEKLACGPELAGKLSLEDSVEVTLQKACHFSGKSLSELTVMVLDRKRHEQLIHSLREAGVRIKLLGHGDVAGAIAAALPDSDVDLYMGSGGAPEGVLAAAALKCLGGEMQGRLLPDGPLEQQRCVRMGIANPTRVLYMEDMVGTGDVLFAATGVTSGEFLNGVRFIGKERAETHSVIMRAQSRTIRYIRSIHFLPGKEIPDGLTVRQNVASL, from the coding sequence ATGGATCGCGAACTGGCTCTTGAGATTGTACGGGTAACTGAACTAGGTGCATTATCCTCGGCTCGCTGGATCGGACGGGGAGATAAAAATGCGGCAGATGATGCAGCCACAACCGCCATCCGTTCTATGTTTGATTCTGTCTCCATCGACGGAACGGTAGTGATAGGCGAAGGGGAGATGGATGATGCTCCAATGCTCTATATTGGCGAGAAAGTCGGAAATCAAAATGGCCCCTCTGTCGATGTAGCCGTCGATCCTCTGGAAGGCACTGAGGTTGTAGCCTGTGGTCTACACAATGCCCAATCCGTGATTGCCATAGCCGATAAGGGCAGCCTTCTGCATGCTCCAGACATTTATATGGAGAAGCTAGCTTGCGGTCCTGAGCTTGCCGGGAAGCTCAGCCTCGAAGACTCTGTAGAGGTCACTCTCCAGAAAGCATGCCATTTCAGCGGCAAGTCCCTCTCCGAGCTAACCGTAATGGTGCTTGACCGCAAGCGACATGAGCAGTTGATTCATAGTCTTCGTGAAGCGGGTGTACGGATTAAGCTGCTAGGTCACGGTGATGTGGCTGGCGCTATTGCGGCAGCACTACCGGATAGTGATGTCGATCTGTACATGGGCTCCGGCGGAGCACCTGAAGGTGTCCTTGCCGCCGCTGCACTGAAATGTCTTGGCGGAGAAATGCAGGGCCGACTCCTTCCAGATGGACCTCTAGAGCAGCAACGCTGTGTGCGCATGGGAATTGCCAATCCTACGCGTGTGCTATACATGGAGGACATGGTTGGCACGGGCGACGTACTTTTTGCAGCCACTGGCGTAACCTCAGGTGAGTTCCTAAACGGTGTTCGATTTATTGGTAAAGAACGCGCCGAGACGCATTCAGTCATCATGCGGGCACAGAGCCGAACGATCCGCTACATCCGCAGCATTCATTTCCTACCTGGCAAAGAGATACCGGATGGACTAACCGTTAGACAGAATGTTGCCTCTCTATAA
- a CDS encoding general stress protein — protein sequence MNKRIVGVFTAEYEASRAIEELKRQGCKTEDISIIARNIAETHSIETAEQTPGGLATGAATGGLLGGVTGLLMGIGALAIPGIGPIIAAGPLAATLAGAAIGAGSGGLVGGLIGLGIPEEEAKRYDNYLGEGHILVMVDVEGEQKEREVKRIFVQHYSLNAEYFEDNTNINTAENRNYDGSVKESDALRAADQQEARNLAQATGTLDAMDTLASERARK from the coding sequence TTGAATAAGAGAATAGTGGGTGTCTTTACCGCCGAATACGAGGCTTCGAGAGCGATTGAAGAATTGAAACGTCAAGGGTGCAAGACGGAAGATATTTCAATTATCGCGAGAAATATAGCGGAGACGCATAGCATTGAGACGGCTGAGCAAACACCGGGAGGATTGGCTACAGGCGCGGCTACTGGTGGTCTGCTGGGTGGAGTGACAGGACTCTTGATGGGGATTGGCGCTTTGGCTATTCCTGGTATCGGGCCGATTATTGCAGCCGGACCGCTTGCTGCAACGCTGGCTGGTGCAGCAATAGGTGCCGGAAGCGGTGGATTAGTCGGTGGTCTTATTGGACTTGGTATTCCTGAAGAGGAAGCAAAGCGTTACGATAACTACTTAGGTGAAGGCCATATTCTTGTAATGGTGGATGTGGAGGGCGAGCAGAAGGAGAGAGAAGTGAAGCGGATCTTCGTACAGCACTATAGTCTGAACGCGGAGTATTTCGAAGATAATACTAATATAAATACAGCTGAGAATCGAAATTATGATGGCAGTGTAAAGGAAAGCGATGCGCTCAGAGCGGCTGATCAACAAGAGGCGAGGAATCTAGCTCAAGCTACTGGAACCTTGGATGCCATGGACACATTAGCGAGTGAACGCGCTAGAAAATAA